In Candidatus Zixiibacteriota bacterium, the DNA window TACTCTGGGCGTCCCGCATCCTCCGGGTTGGCCGCTATTTGTCGTTCTGGGGAGAGTAATCTCTGTCCTCCCTATTGCCGCCGATATCTCTTTCCGCATAAACATGCTTTCCGTGATAGGCTCCGCCTTTGTCGCTTTCTTCGGCTATCTGTCGGTGGTTCGGATGATAAAATATTGGTATGCCAATACCGAATTTGACGGCTGGAAGCGCGTCATTGCTTACCTCGGTGGCACCATTGGCGCTTTTTTTATGGCCTTCTCTGCCTCGCACTGGGGCAATGCCGTGGAGGCCGAGGTCTTTGGCATCTCGATGATGCTGATGACGATGATTCTATGGTTGCTGCTTTTATATTATGAACATCGCGACACGCCCAAAGGAAATCGAATAATAATTTTGGCCTGCTATCTGGGCATGCTCAGCGTGGCCGCCCATCTGGCCACTTTTCTGATCATCCCGGTGGCGGCGATTTTCTTTATCCTCAAAAAAGATGCCCCGCCCAGAGCCTGGGTGGCCCTTTGTGCCTTTTTTGTGGCCGAATTGCTGGCCATTATCATGGTCTCCAATGGGCGCGGCGGATTCCCGGCCTTCATTGCCCTTTCGATCATATTCCTGACCATCGTGGCAATCATGGTTTACCGTCATATCAACTGGCCGATCCTGATCGGTATCGCCGCCTTCTCCATGATTATGATCGGATTCTACGAGTTCCTTTTTGGAATAATCGGCGGTTCACTCGTGCTTTTGCTGGCCGCTTATTTCTTCCGCCAATCGGAATGGCGAACCGGTATCATAATTATTCTTGTGGCCGTGATTGGTTTTTCTTTCCATCTGCTCATTCCCATCCGTTCCGCGCTCGACCCGGAAATCGATATGAATAAAACCTCCCGGAGCTTTAAGTCCTTTGTCGATTTCCTGGACCGCAAGCAGTACGGCCGACAATCGATGGTGGACCGCATGTTCGAACGGCGCGGCACCTGGTCGCATCAATTCGGACGGCATGCCAATATGGGCTTCTGGAGCTATTTCGAAGACCAGTACAGCAATCCCAAAGTCTTCGGCCTGCTTTTCCTGATGGGACTTTTCGGAGTCGTTTTCATGATCCGGAAGAAAATGGAGATCGGCCTGCCGTTTCTGATCTTCCTTCTCCTGGCGACGGTGGGGTTGGTTCTTTACATGAACTTCGCCGACGGTATCAAATACAATGAGCGGACAGGTGATGCCTATCTTGAGGTGAGAAACCGGGATTATTTCTTCACCCCGGCCTTCATCTATTTTGGCCTCGCCATCGGGATAGGGGCCGCCGCCCTGATGGAATGGGTACGTGCCAAAACCGCAAGCGCCCGGCCGGCGGCCTATCAAAGACCGGCCATGCTGGCCATGTCGCTGATGATCTTCCTCCCTTCGCTGGCTCTGGCGCATAACTATTTCACGAACGACCGTTCCCGAAATTATTACCCTTACATTTACGCTTATAATATTCTCCAGACATGCGAAAAGGACGCCATACTCTTCACATCCGGTGATAACGATACTTTCCCCTTATGGTGCGTACAAGCGGTGTATGGCCTCCGTAAAGACGTTCATGTGGTCAATCTTTCCCTTTTCAATACCGACTGGTACGTGGCCCAAATGAAAGATCACGGGGTGCCGTTATCGCTCACGGACGACCAGATATACTGGTATCCTTTTGACTACGATGGCGAGGAGATCATGCGGCCGAAAGAGACGTTCTATGACCGTCCGCGGAAACGGAAAACCTATTTGATTCCTCTCCCCTATGAGGGAAGAGTGATGAAACTTCAGGACATGCTGATGGATGACGTGGTCCTGACCAACAACTGGAAAAACCCCGTTTATTTCTCCTCGGAGCCGTATGCCGAATCGCCGCTCAAGCTGCGCGACCTGTCGATTGCCGACGGTATGCTTTATAAGATGGTGAAAAATCCGCCGGGGCGCAAAATTGACGTCGAAAGCGGCCATCGGCTGTTCACCGAAGTCTATAAATATGACGGCCTGAATGATCCCACCATATTTCGGGATGAAAACGCCTCGGGAGTCATGCTCACGCTGGGATTCAATGCTCTGAGAATATATGATGAATTCCAGAGAACCGGGCAGAAAGAAAGGGGTCTGGAGATGCTTCATTTCATTGTCGATAAATACCCCGAATTTTTCCAGGCTTATGTCACCCTTTCCCAGGAATATAAGAAGGATGGCGATACGGCTAAAGCCGACAGCGTCCTCGCCGGTATGGAGCGGACACTGGCCGATTTGCACCGGAGAAATCCATCCAGCCTCTTTTACATCCAGGATCTGGGGCTGGCGAAATATTATCGCGGCGATGTTGAGGGCGGGTTGGCCCTGCTGTGGGAGGCTTTCGATGCCAATCCCAACAGCGCCTATGCCTATCGCAAGTTAATGCAGGTTCTCTTTGATACCAAGCGATCTTCGGAGATAATCAAGGCCACACAGATGTACGCCGCTTATAAGATTAATCTGAGCGATCCCCTGGTACGGTCGGTTCTGGATATGTCCCAGCCGCCCGCTCCACAGGGAGCACCGGGCGGTGAAATACCCACCGGGCCTTAAGAACCCGGGCATATCTCTTTCAATCCCGGTGACGATGGAAATGAATATCGCCACCGGGATTCTTTTATGAATGCGCGAGTTCCCCAAGGCGCCGCACAATAATGGATTGACATTAACCGCCCGGCACGGTTAATTCCTCGGCATGGCAATTCTGATATATACGCTTCTCTGTCTTATCTGGGGTTCAACCTGGATGGCCATAAAGGTCGGATTGGAGGATTCTCCGCCGCTCTGGTCGGCCGGGCTCCGTTTTGTGATTGCCGGCCTGATGGTTCTTGTAATCAGCCGGTTTCGAAGCGCCAAATTCCCCCGCTCCTGGAAAGAATTAGGGAAAGTGGCCATACCCGGCATATTCATGTATGGTCTCAGTTATATGCTTGTCTATCGGTCGGAGGTTTACATCGATTCGGCTCTGACGGCCGTTCTCTTTGCTTCCTTTCCCTTTTTTGTGGCCGGCATTTCTCATTTCATGCTGCGCGAGGAATCTCTCAACCTTTGGGGATGGGTCGGTCTGGTAATCGGCTTTCTGGGTACCGCCGTTGTCTCCTACGACTCTCTGCTCCAGTCCAGATTTGTTTTTCTGGGAACACTGCTTGTCCTTCTGGCCGCAGCCGCCTCGGCCTACGGGACAGTTTACATTCGCGCCCGTCTCAAGGAATATGATATTGCCGTCATGGCCTCCATCCAGATGATTCTGGGCGCTCTTATTATTGTTTTGACTGCTTTCATTTTCGAGCCGCTGAATGCTTTCCGGATAACTTTCAAATCGGTCACCGCCTTGTTTTATCTTGCCGTATTCGGCACCGTCGTGGCTTTTCTCGGATACTACTGGCTGCTGAAAAGACTGCGCGCTATTATTGTCTCCCAGATCGGATTCATAACTCCGATCATTGCACTTATCCTGGGATATTTCTTCATGTCCGAGAGATTATCATTTCGGGCCGGGATTGGATCGCTTCTAATTCTGGCCGGGGTCTTTCTGGTTGTCAGAAGAGGGAGCAAATGAAACGATTCATTCAAAGACATCCCCTCTGGACCTGCCTGACAGTGGCGCTGCTTCTGCGTCTCATAGCGGTAGTCTATTCCAAAGGATACATGGCTTCGGATGACCATTACGAAACCGTCCAGGTTGCTTATGACGGCATCCAATCGGGACTGCTCAACGAAGACGGCCTGTTGAAGTGGAATGCCGTCCAGCCGGGTGATATCGGCCGCTCGCCGCTCTATGTGCTCTTTCTGTATACCCAGATGACCGTGCTCAAAGCGCTTGGAATAGAGAATCTCGACGGCATGATGTACTTCGTCAGAGCGGTGCATGCGATTCTTTCTCTCCTGACCGTCTGGTTCGGCTATAAATATGTCCATCGGGCGACCGGGAAAAGCAATTATGCCCTGCTGGCCGGGATGATACTGGCCGGGCATTTTCTGATGCCCTATCTCTCGGTGCGAAACCTGATCGAGCAGGTCTCCGCTGACTTCTTGCTTCCGGCACTCTTCTTTGCCTGGAAAGGCACGGAGGAAAATGACAGCCGCCTGATGATTGTTTCCGGTTTGCTGGCCGGCCTAAGCTGGATGATACGCTTCAATGCCGCTCTGGCGGTGATAATGATCCCCTGGGCTGCATGGTATCTGACCCGGAACATCCGCCCGGCGCTTTATTTTGCTTCCGGTCTGCTGGCGATGTTTCTTTTCAGCGGCACGCTCGATATGATATATCTGGGCGGCTTCGGGCGATCGACCATTAATATTCTCAGCAGCGTCATCTATCCGCCCGGCGCTCCGCCGATTCCGCAGCCGTTCTGGACTTATGCCGTACTTGTCCTGGCCGTCCTCATCCCGCCTTTCTCCTTCTACTTCATCTTTTCCTTTTTCCGCAGGAGAATCGTTGCCCGGCATCTCATAATCTTTTCGGCGGCGGCGCTATTCTTTATCGCACATAGTTTCATCAGACATAAGGAAGAGCGCTTTCTTATCCCCATCTTTCCTCTGCTCATCGTCATGGGAACCATCGGCCTGGAAAGCTGGCTTTCCGGGAATCGGATTGCCCCCGTTCATCGCCGCCTGTTCAAGATTTCAGGTATTGCCGCTCTCGTGATCAATATCGCCCTGCTGGCCGTCTTCACAGTACATTATGGGCACAAAGGTTCGGTGGAGCCGTTTGTCTATCTGTCCAAACAACCAGATGTCAGAAATCTCTTGATTGACCGCACCGAACGGAACAATCTGGTCCCCTATGCTTACGCCGGTTTTTCCAGTCCGGTCCCGATAAAAATAGAAAATTGGGAAATGCTCGGCCCCTCCAACCGTTTCTATTATAAATTCGATTCCATAAACTATTTCGTCATCTTCACCGACACCGCCTTGAGCCGCCACCTGGATACACTGGTCGATCACTTCGGGCCGATGAAAGAGGTTTTTCACGCCACGCCCTCGGCTCTGGATCGATTGCTTCATTTAATGAATCCGGCGCACAATTTCACCAATGAATCATGGGTTTTCAAGAAGGATTAAAGATGGACACTTTTTCCCTGATGGGAGTTGCTTTTTACGGATGGTTTTATATATTGGGCCATCGCCTCGACAAGTAGTTTTGAGAGATTATGGCTCGATTTACCGGTTTATCAGCGGCACAGTTAAAAGCACTGCTCTTTTTCTCGGGAGTTCTGTTTGTCTTCTCCCTGAGCCGCTTTGCCGGAAGTTATGAAACAATCGGCACTGTCGGCGCGGAACCTCTGCATCCCGTGCCGACCGAGGCAAAACATCACGATACCATCATTAAAGTCAATCTTAACCTATCCCCCGCAGATTCGCTCCAACTTCTTCCCGGCATTGGACCGGCCCTGGCCGAACGTATCGTCTCATTTCGCGACAGCGCCGGGCCTTTTGAAAAGCCGGAAGATATAATAAAGGTCAAAGGGATTGGCAACCGCATGTATGAAAAAATCCGCCCTTACGTTGAGGTGACGCCATGGTAGAATTACGCGCCCGACGTTATGGCGGCGACCCGGTCGGTTCGCATCTTCAGTTGGCTCGCCGTTCCTCCGAGTCCGGGAAATTCCAGATTGATTTCCTCGGCGAATTTGACCTGGGGCAGGACCTTCGCAAGCAGTTCGGCGAAGAGGGGGATTTCCACTTCTCGGTATATGAGAAAGATGCCATTATCACTTCGGTGCAAATCCCAAAAGACAGCACTCTCGATCCGGAAAAACTGGCGCTGTTTGAATTTACCTCGACTCTGCTCGATGATTCCGACCGGTACTTTCTGGAAACTTATCCCCTCAACGGCGATCTTGAAAAGCTGGCGGTGGCGTACAATCGCGAACTGATAGGTGAAAAAATATCGCTGCTGGAGCAGCAGTTGACCCGGCCGGCCGGTTTCCGGCTCCGCTCACTGGCGCTGGCCGCCGGTTATAAGCACTTTTGCCGGCCCGAGGGAGGCGAGCTTATCTCTCTTATTGATATCGGCCCCGGCTATACTTCATACTGCTTTATGGAAAGCGATCT includes these proteins:
- a CDS encoding EamA family transporter, translated to MAILIYTLLCLIWGSTWMAIKVGLEDSPPLWSAGLRFVIAGLMVLVISRFRSAKFPRSWKELGKVAIPGIFMYGLSYMLVYRSEVYIDSALTAVLFASFPFFVAGISHFMLREESLNLWGWVGLVIGFLGTAVVSYDSLLQSRFVFLGTLLVLLAAAASAYGTVYIRARLKEYDIAVMASIQMILGALIIVLTAFIFEPLNAFRITFKSVTALFYLAVFGTVVAFLGYYWLLKRLRAIIVSQIGFITPIIALILGYFFMSERLSFRAGIGSLLILAGVFLVVRRGSK
- a CDS encoding glycosyltransferase family 39 protein, whose protein sequence is MKRFIQRHPLWTCLTVALLLRLIAVVYSKGYMASDDHYETVQVAYDGIQSGLLNEDGLLKWNAVQPGDIGRSPLYVLFLYTQMTVLKALGIENLDGMMYFVRAVHAILSLLTVWFGYKYVHRATGKSNYALLAGMILAGHFLMPYLSVRNLIEQVSADFLLPALFFAWKGTEENDSRLMIVSGLLAGLSWMIRFNAALAVIMIPWAAWYLTRNIRPALYFASGLLAMFLFSGTLDMIYLGGFGRSTINILSSVIYPPGAPPIPQPFWTYAVLVLAVLIPPFSFYFIFSFFRRRIVARHLIIFSAAALFFIAHSFIRHKEERFLIPIFPLLIVMGTIGLESWLSGNRIAPVHRRLFKISGIAALVINIALLAVFTVHYGHKGSVEPFVYLSKQPDVRNLLIDRTERNNLVPYAYAGFSSPVPIKIENWEMLGPSNRFYYKFDSINYFVIFTDTALSRHLDTLVDHFGPMKEVFHATPSALDRLLHLMNPAHNFTNESWVFKKD
- a CDS encoding helix-hairpin-helix domain-containing protein; its protein translation is MARFTGLSAAQLKALLFFSGVLFVFSLSRFAGSYETIGTVGAEPLHPVPTEAKHHDTIIKVNLNLSPADSLQLLPGIGPALAERIVSFRDSAGPFEKPEDIIKVKGIGNRMYEKIRPYVEVTPW
- a CDS encoding DUF2723 domain-containing protein; protein product: MEIKRYLPGEGFDRTNAIIAGLVFLFSFVIYRMTVAPTLSFWDCGEFIACAYTLGVPHPPGWPLFVVLGRVISVLPIAADISFRINMLSVIGSAFVAFFGYLSVVRMIKYWYANTEFDGWKRVIAYLGGTIGAFFMAFSASHWGNAVEAEVFGISMMLMTMILWLLLLYYEHRDTPKGNRIIILACYLGMLSVAAHLATFLIIPVAAIFFILKKDAPPRAWVALCAFFVAELLAIIMVSNGRGGFPAFIALSIIFLTIVAIMVYRHINWPILIGIAAFSMIMIGFYEFLFGIIGGSLVLLLAAYFFRQSEWRTGIIIILVAVIGFSFHLLIPIRSALDPEIDMNKTSRSFKSFVDFLDRKQYGRQSMVDRMFERRGTWSHQFGRHANMGFWSYFEDQYSNPKVFGLLFLMGLFGVVFMIRKKMEIGLPFLIFLLLATVGLVLYMNFADGIKYNERTGDAYLEVRNRDYFFTPAFIYFGLAIGIGAAALMEWVRAKTASARPAAYQRPAMLAMSLMIFLPSLALAHNYFTNDRSRNYYPYIYAYNILQTCEKDAILFTSGDNDTFPLWCVQAVYGLRKDVHVVNLSLFNTDWYVAQMKDHGVPLSLTDDQIYWYPFDYDGEEIMRPKETFYDRPRKRKTYLIPLPYEGRVMKLQDMLMDDVVLTNNWKNPVYFSSEPYAESPLKLRDLSIADGMLYKMVKNPPGRKIDVESGHRLFTEVYKYDGLNDPTIFRDENASGVMLTLGFNALRIYDEFQRTGQKERGLEMLHFIVDKYPEFFQAYVTLSQEYKKDGDTAKADSVLAGMERTLADLHRRNPSSLFYIQDLGLAKYYRGDVEGGLALLWEAFDANPNSAYAYRKLMQVLFDTKRSSEIIKATQMYAAYKINLSDPLVRSVLDMSQPPAPQGAPGGEIPTGP